A part of Roseitalea porphyridii genomic DNA contains:
- a CDS encoding MarR family winged helix-turn-helix transcriptional regulator, producing MTVNLRPSQALSLWHKVSLSEVRDSAPDLTMRQAAILLTIYLDPPPHTVRGLAAHLGVTKPVITRALDTMGTMKLVTRHRDPRDRRNVVIARTVEGALYLERLADVIIARARELPT from the coding sequence ATGACCGTCAATCTCAGGCCGAGCCAGGCGCTGTCGCTGTGGCACAAGGTGTCGCTTTCCGAGGTTCGCGACAGCGCGCCGGATCTGACGATGCGTCAGGCCGCGATCCTGCTGACCATCTATCTCGACCCGCCGCCGCACACCGTTCGCGGCTTGGCGGCGCATCTGGGCGTGACCAAGCCGGTGATCACCCGCGCGCTCGACACGATGGGCACGATGAAGCTGGTCACGCGCCACCGCGACCCGCGCGACCGGCGCAACGTGGTCATCGCGCGGACCGTCGAGGGCGCGCTCTATCTGGAGCGGTTGGCCGATGTGATCATCGCCCGGGCGCGGGAGCTGCCGACGTGA
- a CDS encoding C40 family peptidase, with protein sequence MSAEPLDRRLHAWRDDLADARLKGRVKAAAFAEGRPHRIAVPFCDLRRTPSDDGGVDTQLLMGEAVRVFDRSGGWAWVQAAFDGYVGYLPENVLTPDDGEGDDPPLRVVAPWASLFSGPDIKRPVVGSLPMGARFRSAETVEHAGRRFFATGTGGPFVLAASVGGADAPATDYVSIAETMRGTPYLWGGRTPFGIDCSGIVQLAMMMAGMDAPRDSDMQEAGLGRPLAPDAPLRRGDLVFWKGHVGIMRDGETLLHANAHTMDVASEPLAQAVDRIATLYGQPTSRRRPEGGSPQ encoded by the coding sequence GTGAGCGCCGAACCGCTCGACCGGCGGCTGCACGCCTGGCGGGACGATCTCGCCGACGCGCGGCTGAAGGGCCGGGTTAAGGCCGCCGCCTTCGCCGAAGGCCGGCCGCACCGGATCGCCGTCCCCTTCTGCGATCTGCGGCGGACGCCCTCGGACGATGGCGGGGTCGACACGCAGCTTCTGATGGGCGAGGCGGTCCGCGTCTTCGACCGATCCGGCGGATGGGCCTGGGTTCAGGCGGCCTTCGACGGTTATGTGGGCTACCTGCCGGAAAACGTCCTGACGCCTGACGACGGGGAAGGGGACGACCCGCCATTGCGGGTCGTCGCGCCGTGGGCGTCCCTGTTCTCGGGGCCGGACATCAAGCGTCCCGTTGTCGGCAGCCTGCCGATGGGCGCCCGGTTCCGGAGTGCCGAAACGGTCGAGCATGCCGGGCGCCGGTTCTTCGCCACCGGAACCGGCGGTCCGTTCGTGCTGGCTGCGTCGGTTGGAGGGGCGGATGCGCCGGCGACCGACTACGTCTCGATCGCCGAGACGATGCGCGGCACCCCCTATCTTTGGGGCGGCCGGACACCCTTCGGGATCGACTGCTCGGGGATCGTCCAACTGGCGATGATGATGGCGGGCATGGACGCGCCCCGCGACAGCGACATGCAGGAAGCCGGCCTCGGCCGGCCGCTCGCGCCCGACGCCCCGCTGCGGCGCGGCGATCTGGTCTTCTGGAAAGGCCATGTCGGCATCATGCGCGACGGCGAAACCCTGCTGCACGCCAACGCTCACACCATGGATGTCGCGAGCGAACCGCTCGCCCAGGCGGTCGACCGGATCGCGACGCTGTACGGCCAGCCGACCTCCCGCCGCCGGCCGGAGGGCGGGTCGCCTCAGTAG
- a CDS encoding 2-hydroxyacid dehydrogenase produces the protein MAEPGAILLSVTGFDPAAWLEELKRQAPGRRIVTEPDGDGDPSIRYAVVWKQRPGILNRLPNLAAIFSIGAGVDHIFKDPEVPDVPIVRAVADDLTERMSEYIVWQVLDHHRKGPRYRRQQADRVWSEDRMQPAARDVTVGILGLGLLGLDAARKLRLLGFNVAGWSRTEKTVEGVDTHAGEAGLDGFLAVSDIVVCLLPLTPATEGILSKPFFARMKRRGPLGPATLINAGRGGLQNEADILAALENGWLGAASLDVFQTEPLAETSPLWTHPRVTITPHAAATSVPAALIPPMIAQMEAYERGEPLTNLVDRQAGY, from the coding sequence ATGGCCGAACCCGGCGCAATTCTCCTGTCCGTCACGGGCTTCGACCCCGCCGCATGGCTCGAAGAACTCAAGCGCCAGGCGCCTGGCCGCCGGATCGTCACCGAACCGGACGGCGACGGCGATCCGTCGATCCGCTATGCCGTGGTGTGGAAGCAGCGCCCGGGCATCCTGAACCGGCTGCCGAACCTTGCCGCCATCTTCTCGATCGGCGCGGGCGTCGACCACATCTTCAAGGACCCCGAAGTGCCCGACGTGCCGATCGTGCGCGCGGTTGCCGACGATCTGACCGAGCGGATGAGCGAGTACATCGTCTGGCAGGTGCTCGACCATCATCGCAAGGGGCCGCGCTACCGCCGCCAGCAGGCCGACCGGGTCTGGAGCGAGGACCGGATGCAGCCGGCCGCGCGCGATGTCACCGTCGGCATACTGGGCCTTGGCCTTCTGGGCCTCGATGCGGCGCGCAAGCTTCGGCTTCTGGGCTTCAACGTGGCCGGCTGGAGCCGCACCGAGAAGACCGTCGAAGGCGTCGACACCCATGCCGGCGAGGCGGGGCTGGACGGGTTTCTGGCGGTCAGCGACATCGTCGTCTGCCTGCTGCCGCTGACGCCGGCGACCGAGGGCATTCTATCCAAGCCGTTCTTCGCGCGCATGAAGCGGCGCGGCCCGCTCGGCCCGGCCACGCTGATCAATGCCGGTCGCGGCGGCCTGCAGAACGAGGCGGACATTCTGGCCGCGCTCGAGAACGGATGGCTCGGCGCCGCCAGTCTCGATGTGTTCCAGACCGAACCGCTGGCCGAGACGAGCCCCTTGTGGACCCATCCCCGCGTGACGATCACTCCGCACGCGGCCGCGACCTCGGTGCCGGCGGCGCTGATCCCGCCGATGATCGCGCAGATGGAAGCCTACGAGCGCGGCGAACCGCTGACCAACCTCGTCGACAGACAGGCCGGCTACTGA
- a CDS encoding ABC transporter ATP-binding protein — MTEPLLSVRNLSVDFTQGGETTHAVRDISFDIGERETVALVGESGSGKSVSALSVLKLLQYPPASHPSGEIIFGGKDLLAARETDLRRVRGNQIAMIFQEPMTSLNPLHPIEKQIGEVLRLHQGMGESAQRARTLELLDQVGIQDAEKRLGAYPHQLSGGQRQRVMIAMSLANKPKLLIADEPTTALDVTVQAQILELLDELKRARSMSMLFITHDLGIVRRIADRVCVMTKGEIVEAGPTEAIFSDPQHAYTRHLLAAEPKGQPPAANDDAPVVMEGEGVKVWFPIRKGFMRRTVDHVKAVDGIDIWVRAGQTVGVVGESGSGKTTLGLALSRLISSDGHIRFGGDAIDTRSFREMRPLRKDLQIVFQDPYGSLSPRMSVAEIIAEGLAIHEPDLSPDERDERVVGALEEVGLDSSTRFRYPHEFSGGQRQRIAIARAMVLKPKFIMLDEPTSALDMSVQAQVVDLLRDLQKRHDLAYLFISHDLRVVRALANHVIVMRDGRIVEQGSAQAIFEAPETDYTKALMAAAFDIKTSKPGAVSQ, encoded by the coding sequence GTGACAGAACCGCTGCTTTCCGTGCGCAACCTCTCGGTCGACTTCACCCAGGGCGGTGAGACCACGCATGCCGTGCGCGACATCTCGTTCGACATCGGCGAGCGCGAGACCGTGGCGCTGGTCGGCGAGAGCGGATCGGGCAAGTCCGTGTCGGCGCTGTCCGTGCTCAAACTGCTGCAATATCCGCCCGCCTCCCACCCGTCGGGTGAGATCATCTTCGGCGGCAAGGATTTGCTCGCGGCGCGCGAGACGGATCTGCGCCGGGTGCGCGGCAACCAGATCGCGATGATCTTCCAGGAGCCGATGACCTCGCTGAACCCGCTGCATCCGATCGAAAAGCAGATCGGCGAGGTGCTCAGGCTGCATCAGGGCATGGGCGAGAGCGCGCAGCGGGCGCGCACGCTCGAACTGCTCGACCAGGTCGGTATCCAGGATGCCGAAAAACGGCTCGGCGCCTATCCTCATCAGCTTTCGGGCGGCCAGCGCCAGCGCGTGATGATCGCGATGTCGCTCGCCAACAAGCCAAAGCTCCTTATCGCGGACGAGCCGACGACGGCGCTCGACGTTACCGTGCAGGCGCAGATCCTCGAACTGCTCGACGAGCTCAAGCGGGCGCGCAGCATGTCGATGCTGTTCATCACGCACGATCTCGGGATCGTGCGGCGCATCGCCGACCGCGTCTGCGTGATGACCAAGGGCGAGATTGTCGAGGCCGGGCCGACCGAGGCGATCTTCTCCGATCCCCAGCACGCCTACACGCGCCACCTTCTCGCGGCCGAGCCGAAGGGCCAGCCGCCGGCCGCCAACGACGACGCGCCCGTCGTCATGGAGGGCGAAGGCGTCAAGGTCTGGTTCCCGATCCGGAAGGGTTTCATGCGCCGCACGGTCGACCATGTGAAGGCCGTCGACGGCATCGATATTTGGGTGCGTGCCGGCCAGACGGTCGGCGTCGTCGGCGAGAGCGGCTCGGGCAAGACGACGCTCGGGCTTGCGCTGAGCCGGCTGATCTCCTCGGACGGGCACATAAGGTTCGGCGGCGACGCAATCGACACGCGTTCGTTCCGGGAGATGCGGCCGCTGCGCAAGGATCTGCAGATCGTTTTCCAGGACCCCTACGGCTCGCTCAGCCCGCGCATGTCGGTCGCCGAGATCATCGCCGAGGGGCTGGCGATCCATGAGCCGGACCTGTCGCCGGACGAGCGCGACGAACGCGTCGTCGGCGCGCTCGAGGAGGTCGGCCTCGATTCCTCGACCCGCTTCCGTTACCCACACGAATTCTCCGGCGGCCAGCGCCAGCGCATCGCGATCGCGCGCGCCATGGTGCTCAAGCCGAAATTCATCATGCTGGACGAGCCCACCTCGGCGCTCGACATGAGCGTGCAGGCGCAGGTGGTCGACCTCTTGCGCGACCTGCAGAAGCGGCACGATCTCGCCTACCTGTTCATCAGCCACGATCTGCGGGTCGTGCGGGCGCTGGCCAACCATGTCATCGTCATGCGCGATGGCCGGATTGTGGAACAGGGGTCGGCCCAGGCCATTTTCGAAGCGCCCGAAACCGACTACACAAAGGCCCTCATGGCCGCCGCCTTCGACATCAAGACCAGCAAGCCCGGCGCGGTCAGCCAGTAA
- a CDS encoding type II toxin-antitoxin system VapC family toxin: MIVDASAILAYLMKEEDGLIYEEYLLSEDIPLTISAVNWWEVHAKVIWQDEPNLTEGLRIFMTATDYVVAPVDRSQTNAAIEAFRRFGKGRGHPARLNLGDCFAYALAKTRDEPLLFEGDDFQHTDVRAAL, from the coding sequence ATGATCGTCGATGCTTCAGCCATTCTTGCCTATCTGATGAAGGAAGAGGACGGCTTGATCTACGAAGAGTATCTGCTGAGCGAGGACATCCCGTTGACAATCTCGGCCGTCAACTGGTGGGAGGTGCACGCGAAGGTGATCTGGCAGGATGAGCCTAACTTGACCGAAGGGCTGCGTATCTTCATGACCGCAACAGATTACGTCGTCGCGCCGGTCGATCGCAGCCAGACCAACGCCGCCATCGAAGCCTTCCGTCGCTTCGGCAAGGGCCGCGGCCATCCGGCCAGGCTCAATCTCGGCGACTGCTTCGCCTACGCGCTTGCCAAGACCCGAGACGAGCCTCTGCTCTTCGAGGGGGACGACTTCCAACACACCGATGTCCGGGCCGCGCTGTGA
- a CDS encoding type II toxin-antitoxin system VapB family antitoxin, whose product MGLNIKNERVHELARELAALRNESMTSVIKKALENELERERNRDDEARLARIEAKQELMAHIRAMDELPAGVSSDHSDFYDDDGFPA is encoded by the coding sequence ATGGGCCTGAACATCAAGAACGAGCGCGTCCACGAACTGGCGAGAGAACTTGCCGCGCTACGCAATGAATCGATGACAAGCGTTATCAAGAAGGCGCTCGAAAACGAGCTGGAACGCGAACGCAATCGAGATGATGAAGCCAGGCTTGCGCGTATCGAGGCAAAGCAAGAATTGATGGCCCACATAAGGGCCATGGACGAATTGCCGGCGGGCGTGAGCAGCGACCACAGCGACTTCTACGACGATGACGGCTTTCCCGCATGA
- a CDS encoding ABC transporter permease, which produces MDQRVQDQLQQTGAKSPTFGRDGALPRRRRRFALSPLNQRRWQNFKANRRGYWSLWIFLVLFGLSLCAEFIANDKPILVSYKGEILTPVFVNYPEEKFGGFLARTDYTDPFIQDEINANGWMIWPPVRYSYRTVNKEVPTTAPSKPAFMFDSREELCARYPAGVDDPNCHWGNFNWLGTDDQARDVLARVIYGFRISVLFGLILTAASAVIGVTAGAIQGYFGGWTDLIFQRVIEIWSSIPVLYVLLIMAAVLPPGFWILLGIMLIFSWVGFVGVVRAEFLRARNFEYVNAARALGVPNRTIMFRHLLPNAMVATLTFLPFILNGSITTLTSLDFLGFGLPPGSASLGELILQGKNNLQAPWLGFSGFIVISIMLSLLIFIGEATRDAFDPRKTFG; this is translated from the coding sequence ATGGACCAGCGCGTCCAGGACCAGCTCCAGCAGACCGGCGCCAAGAGCCCGACCTTCGGCCGCGACGGCGCCTTGCCGCGCCGGCGGCGGCGCTTCGCCCTGTCGCCGCTCAACCAGCGCCGCTGGCAGAACTTCAAGGCGAACCGGCGCGGCTACTGGTCGCTGTGGATTTTTCTGGTGCTGTTCGGCCTGTCGCTCTGCGCCGAGTTCATCGCCAACGACAAGCCGATCCTGGTCTCCTACAAGGGCGAGATCCTGACACCGGTGTTCGTCAACTATCCCGAGGAGAAGTTCGGCGGCTTCCTGGCCCGCACCGACTATACCGACCCGTTCATCCAGGACGAGATCAACGCCAATGGGTGGATGATCTGGCCGCCGGTGCGCTACTCCTACCGGACCGTCAACAAGGAGGTGCCGACCACCGCGCCCTCCAAACCCGCCTTCATGTTCGACAGCCGCGAGGAACTGTGCGCGCGCTATCCGGCCGGTGTCGACGATCCCAACTGCCACTGGGGCAATTTCAACTGGCTGGGCACGGACGACCAGGCCCGCGACGTGCTCGCCCGCGTCATCTACGGGTTCCGCATCTCGGTTCTGTTCGGGCTGATCCTGACGGCCGCTTCGGCGGTGATCGGCGTCACCGCCGGGGCGATCCAGGGCTATTTCGGCGGCTGGACCGATCTGATCTTCCAGCGCGTGATCGAGATCTGGTCGTCGATCCCGGTGCTCTACGTGCTGCTGATCATGGCCGCCGTGCTGCCGCCGGGATTCTGGATCCTGCTGGGGATCATGCTGATCTTCTCCTGGGTCGGCTTCGTCGGCGTGGTGCGGGCCGAGTTCCTGCGCGCGCGCAACTTCGAATATGTCAACGCGGCGCGCGCGCTCGGCGTGCCCAACCGGACCATCATGTTCCGCCATCTTCTGCCCAATGCGATGGTCGCGACGCTGACCTTCCTGCCCTTCATCCTGAACGGGTCGATCACCACGCTCACCTCGCTCGACTTCCTTGGCTTCGGCCTGCCGCCAGGCTCTGCGTCGCTTGGCGAACTGATCCTGCAGGGCAAGAACAATCTGCAGGCGCCGTGGCTCGGTTTCTCCGGCTTCATCGTCATCTCGATCATGCTGTCGCTGCTGATCTTCATCGGCGAGGCGACGCGCGACGCCTTCGATCCACGGAAGACGTTTGGGTAG
- a CDS encoding microcin C ABC transporter permease YejB — protein sequence MGAYIARRLILMIPTIFGIMLISFVVVQFAPGGPVEQVIAQLTGQGGDATDRFTGGGSELGTGDEFGDSLEGGGANSRYRGAQGLDPEFIADLERQFGFDKPAHVRFANMIWDYLRFDFGESYFRDITVIDLILEKMPVSVSLGLWITLISYAISIPLGIRKAVSDGSRFDVWTSGVIIVAYAIPGFLFAILLIVLFAGGSFFDWFPLRGLVSDNWSELSWPERILDYFWHLALPLTAMVLSAFATTTLLTKNSFLDEIRKQYVVTARAKGLTDRQVLYGHVFRNAMLIIIAGFPAAFISAFFTGSLLIETIFSLDGLGLLGFTSVVNRDYPVVFATLYIFSLMGLLIGLLSDLMYTWIDPRIDFESREV from the coding sequence ATGGGCGCCTATATCGCACGCCGGCTGATCCTGATGATCCCGACCATCTTCGGGATCATGCTGATCTCGTTCGTCGTGGTGCAGTTCGCGCCCGGCGGGCCGGTCGAGCAGGTCATTGCGCAACTCACCGGACAGGGCGGCGACGCCACCGACCGGTTCACCGGCGGCGGCAGCGAACTTGGGACCGGCGACGAGTTCGGCGACAGTCTGGAGGGCGGCGGCGCCAATTCGCGCTATCGCGGCGCGCAGGGTCTCGATCCGGAATTCATCGCAGACCTCGAGCGCCAGTTCGGCTTCGACAAGCCGGCGCATGTGCGCTTCGCCAACATGATCTGGGACTATCTGCGGTTCGATTTCGGCGAGAGCTACTTCCGCGACATCACCGTGATCGACCTGATCCTCGAGAAGATGCCGGTGTCGGTGTCGCTGGGTCTGTGGATCACCTTGATCTCCTACGCGATCTCCATTCCGCTCGGGATCCGCAAGGCGGTGAGCGACGGCTCGCGCTTTGATGTGTGGACGTCGGGCGTGATCATCGTCGCCTATGCGATCCCGGGTTTTTTGTTCGCGATCCTGCTGATCGTCCTGTTCGCCGGAGGCTCGTTCTTCGACTGGTTCCCTTTGCGCGGGCTGGTCTCGGACAACTGGTCGGAACTGTCCTGGCCCGAACGCATCCTCGACTATTTCTGGCATCTGGCGCTGCCGCTGACGGCCATGGTCCTGTCGGCGTTCGCGACGACCACCCTTCTGACCAAGAACTCGTTCCTCGACGAAATCCGCAAGCAATATGTCGTCACCGCCCGCGCCAAGGGCCTGACCGACCGGCAGGTGCTTTACGGCCACGTCTTCCGGAACGCGATGCTGATCATCATCGCCGGCTTTCCGGCGGCGTTCATCTCGGCCTTCTTCACCGGCTCGCTTCTGATCGAGACCATCTTCTCGCTCGACGGGCTCGGCCTTCTGGGCTTCACCTCGGTGGTCAACCGCGATTATCCGGTGGTCTTCGCCACGCTCTACATCTTCTCGCTGATGGGCCTGCTGATCGGCCTGCTCTCGGACCTGATGTACACGTGGATCGATCCGCGCATCGATTTCGAGAGCCGGGAGGTCTGA
- a CDS encoding extracellular solute-binding protein yields MIIDRRRFLAVAAGGYVASAAFPKLSLAANPAGVPRHGLSAFGDLKYPEGFAAFDYANPDAPVGGTFNFQPWYWYFNQNTQTFNTLNAFVRRGDAPPRMELCFDTLMVSAHDEPDAIYGHVAETVTISDDGDRFTFRLRDIARFHDGTPITAADVRFSYDTLKADGHPQLSLPLDPLVEVIEEDERTVTLVFDGTQSAQAILSVAANYPIFSAAYYADRTFDESTLDAPLGSGPYRVGDLNAGSFIEFQRVEDYWARAIGTGAGQNHFGAIRIEFYAERQAGFEAFKKGEVHWRREFTSKTWATEYNFPAIEQDQVLTGEFPADVRPGMQAWTLNQRRERFGDRRVRDAIGLCFDFEWTNENLFYGLYERSHSLFAGSQYEAKGAPDAAETALIERLGAEHDLPEGIMEEAWLQPASDGSGRDRARLREATRLLGEAGWTDDGAGLLRNAAGETLDVEFLIRSSVFERIYGPFVEVMRMVGINAGLRLVDPAQYQARTSEFDFDMAGLAIGWTPTPTESSIEGVFGSAAADLPGSRNWPGVADPLIDALIAEVGAAESRAGHETAMRVLDRVLRLRRDWIPNWRSANQFIAHWDMFGFDPKPDYFWPVEALWWFDEDRAKAIGRA; encoded by the coding sequence GTGATCATCGACCGCCGCCGGTTCCTCGCCGTCGCCGCCGGCGGCTACGTCGCCTCGGCCGCCTTTCCCAAACTGTCGCTGGCGGCCAACCCGGCCGGCGTGCCGCGGCACGGCCTGTCCGCCTTCGGCGATCTGAAGTATCCCGAGGGCTTTGCCGCCTTCGACTATGCCAACCCCGACGCACCGGTCGGCGGCACGTTCAACTTCCAGCCCTGGTACTGGTACTTCAACCAGAACACCCAGACCTTCAACACGCTCAACGCCTTCGTGCGCCGGGGCGACGCGCCACCGCGCATGGAGCTTTGCTTCGACACGCTGATGGTGAGCGCCCATGACGAGCCGGACGCGATCTACGGCCATGTCGCCGAGACCGTGACCATCTCCGACGATGGCGACCGGTTCACGTTCCGGCTGCGCGACATCGCCCGTTTTCATGACGGAACTCCGATCACCGCCGCCGACGTCAGGTTCAGCTATGACACGCTGAAGGCGGACGGCCATCCGCAGTTGTCACTGCCGCTCGACCCGCTGGTCGAGGTGATCGAGGAGGACGAACGGACCGTGACGCTGGTCTTCGACGGCACCCAGTCGGCCCAGGCGATCCTGTCGGTGGCGGCCAACTATCCGATCTTCTCGGCGGCCTACTATGCCGACCGGACCTTTGACGAATCCACCCTCGACGCGCCGCTCGGCTCGGGCCCCTACCGCGTGGGCGACCTCAACGCCGGCAGCTTCATCGAATTTCAGCGCGTGGAGGACTATTGGGCGCGCGCGATCGGCACCGGCGCCGGCCAGAACCATTTCGGCGCCATCCGCATCGAGTTCTATGCCGAACGGCAGGCCGGGTTCGAGGCTTTCAAGAAGGGCGAGGTGCACTGGCGGCGCGAATTCACGTCAAAGACCTGGGCGACCGAGTACAATTTCCCCGCCATCGAGCAGGACCAGGTCCTGACGGGCGAGTTTCCGGCGGATGTGCGCCCGGGCATGCAGGCCTGGACGCTGAACCAGCGACGCGAACGGTTCGGCGACCGGCGGGTGCGCGATGCGATCGGGCTCTGCTTCGATTTCGAGTGGACCAACGAGAACCTCTTCTACGGGCTCTACGAGCGCAGCCATTCGCTTTTCGCCGGCTCGCAGTACGAGGCCAAAGGCGCGCCCGACGCGGCCGAGACCGCGCTGATCGAACGGCTGGGGGCAGAGCACGACCTGCCCGAGGGCATCATGGAGGAAGCCTGGCTGCAGCCGGCCTCGGACGGTTCGGGCCGTGATCGTGCCCGGCTGCGCGAGGCGACCCGGCTTCTGGGCGAAGCGGGCTGGACCGACGATGGCGCGGGACTGCTGCGCAATGCGGCGGGCGAGACGCTCGATGTCGAGTTCCTGATCCGCTCTTCGGTGTTCGAACGCATCTACGGTCCGTTCGTCGAGGTGATGCGCATGGTCGGCATCAATGCGGGCCTGCGGCTCGTCGATCCGGCGCAGTACCAGGCGCGGACCTCGGAGTTCGATTTCGACATGGCCGGGCTCGCCATCGGCTGGACCCCGACACCGACCGAAAGCAGCATCGAGGGCGTGTTCGGTTCCGCCGCCGCCGATCTGCCCGGGTCTCGCAACTGGCCGGGCGTCGCCGACCCGCTGATCGATGCGCTGATCGCCGAAGTCGGCGCGGCTGAAAGCCGCGCCGGGCACGAGACCGCCATGCGCGTGCTCGACCGGGTGTTGCGTTTGCGCCGGGACTGGATACCCAATTGGCGCTCGGCGAATCAGTTCATCGCCCACTGGGACATGTTCGGCTTCGATCCCAAACCCGATTATTTCTGGCCGGTCGAAGCGCTGTGGTGGTTTGACGAAGACAGGGCAAAGGCGATTGGCAGGGCATGA